The following nucleotide sequence is from Anguilla rostrata isolate EN2019 chromosome 3, ASM1855537v3, whole genome shotgun sequence.
CCTagctgcctcacacacacacacacacacacatatactcacacagcTGACACACAAAACTAGCTGCTACAGAACACAGCTGACACACAAAGCTAGCTGCCACAGAACACAGCTGACAAGCAAAGCTagctgcctcacacacacacacacacactcatatactcacacaGCTGACACACAAAGCTAGCTGCCACAGAACACAGCTGGCACACAAAGCTAGCTGCCACAGAACACAGCTGACACACAAAGCtaactgcctcacacacacacacacacactcatacactcacatagCTGACATACAAAGCTAGCTGCCATAGGACACAGCTGACATACAAAGCTAGCTGCCACAGAATACAGCTGACACACAAAGCTAGCtgccacacactcatacactcacacagctgaCACACAAAGCTAGCTGCCACAGAACACAGCTGACATACAAAGCTAGCTTCCACAGAACACAGCCGACACACAAAGCtaactgcctcacacacacacacacacacactcatacactcacatagCTACTCACACAGCTACTCACATAGCTGAcatacaaatggtaaatggactgcatttatatagcgcttttatccaaagcgctttacaattgatgcctctcattcgccagagcagttaggggttaagtgtcttgctcaaggacacttcgacatgcccagggcggggtttgaaccggcaaccctccgactgccagacaatcggtcttacctcttgagctatgtcgccccatacaTACGACATACAAAGCTAGCTGCCATAGGACACAGCTGACATACAAAGCTAGCTGCCACAGAATACAACTGACACACAAAGCTAGCtgccacacactcatacactcacacagctgaCACACAAAGCTAGCTTCCACAGAACACAGCCGACACACAAAGCTAgctgcctcacacacagctgacacACAAAGCTAGCTGCCACAGAACACAGCTGACACACAAAGCTAGCTGcctcacacacaaagacacacacacacatactcacacagctGATACACAAAGCTAGCTGcctcacacgcaaacacacatatactcacacagcTGACACACAAAGCTAGctgcctcacacacaaacacacacacacatatactcacacagcTGACACACAAAGCtagctgccacacacacacacacacaaacacacacatactcacacagctGACACACAAAGCtagctgccacacacacacacacgtactcacacagcTGACACACAAAGCtagctgccacacacacacacacgtactcacacagcTGACACACAAAGCTAGctgcctcacacacaaacacacacacacatatactcacacagcTGACACACAAAGCtagctgccacacacacacacacacatgtactcacacagcTGACACACAAAGCTAGctgcctcacacacaaacacacacacacatatactcacacagcTGACACACAAAGCTAGCTGCCACAGAGCACAGCTCTGCAAAGCTAGCtgccacagaacacacaaagcTAGCTGCCACAGAACACAGCTCTGCAAAGCTAGCtgccacagaacacacaaagcTAGCTGCCGCAGAACACAGCTGACACAAAGCTAGCTGCCACAGAACACAGCTGACACACAAAGCTTGCTGGCACAGAATATGCAAATAGCTGTGATTAATTTAGTGAGATGAAAACTATTCAGTTATTCTGGTACACACCATACTGCAGCAGTTTATCCAGGCTCTTAATTGCCTATATAACACAGCTTGCTGAAACATAAAGATCTCTCTCATAGAGTCTACTGCTACttaaaatactactactacaactaccaacaacaacaacattgtcCATTTGGAGTTGGTCCTGAAAATAACTAGTTTTCCTACAGATTATATATCTATATGTATTAGTAGCAATATGACTACTACTACTcgtcataataaaaaataaataactaaattatacaataatacaatcatTGGGTAAatagattaatttatttttgattatatagcctacacatactgcatatatacacatatagaAATACACATGGTTATTGTTTACTATTTTTCTGTTGATATAAGCCTGTTTACTACAGGCTTATGTCAATTAACTTACTATTCTCCCGTTTGAGGGGGAGATTTTATCCgccaatatttttattgtacgTGCTCCAGAATGCTGAACTAAGTGGGCTATAGTACGACCGTTGTGCTTCGCAGTTTCAGTTTAATTCCTTTATTTAGGCTATTATTCATTTTGTGGCTTAATAGATCTTTCAGGCAGTTCAAACGGAATTGTGCGGTGTAACATTCATTTCCTGGATTTTCAGTACCGCTccaatggaaattaaatttaaaaaatattgtttcccGGCCGTTTTTAGTTATGATGGACCTTTTGTTTAATGTAAAGTTGATTACTTCCCGTTATTATTTATCCTGGTATCTGATTCTTACGGATGAATTCAGCTCTTTTAGGCCTGCTGTCAGTTCCGTAATTTCTAACAGTCACGGAAAATGAATGCTGGTGCCAAAAACGCACTCTCCactggaagtgtttttttaatgagacgGGCTGCGCGTGTGAGCGCGGTGTCGGGCTGTGGTTTGCACTCAATTGAAAAATGGTCTTATCTTTTCTTCAGTAAGCCGTCTCATCGCCGCTATGAAACTTACTGAGAACCCAGAACAGTTTATATTGAAATGAGCCACATTGAACACTTATTTACTCAGGGTGTGGAGCCATGGCTCTCGCGACACACATCTCCGCAAACCGCCCGCCCCACAGCCTCGCGCACAGCCCCATGCACGTATGCAGCGTGCGGCTGCAAAAAGACGTTCGTTTTTAATACTCGTAATTGGTGAAAAAAAGTATCTAATTTAGCCACTTAATGAACTAACTTAATAGGCTCActtatttttttgccaaaacaGTCTGAAAAAACTTTTCTTGGCATATTAAAGGTATGCACAAATAATTATTAAGATGTTAGTCACCCTactgtgttctgttttcttaTCTCACCTGTCTCCAACCCCGTCCCCCCTACACacgacactcacacacacaatccatgcacactcacgcacacgatccacatacgcacacgcgcacacacatatgacccacgtgcacacacacacacatacacgcacgtgcatacacacacacgcacacatggcCCACCGCAGGTGGTCTCTCTGAGTGAAATCCCCGACGATACGCTGGTGACCGTGATGGCGGGGAACGATGAGAACTTCTCGGCGGAGTTGCGGAATGCCATGGCGGGCATGAAGAGCCAGGTGGCGCGCTTCAATGACCTGCGCTTCGTGGGCCGCAGCGGGCGAGGTGAGGGGTGGGCAGGGCCACAGCGGGTgaagggtgggcggggctacagtTGGCGAGGtgaggggtgggcggggccacagtGGGCGaggtgaggggtgggtggggctacAGTGGGCGGGTGAAGGGTGGGTGGGGCTACAGTTGGcgaggtgaggggtggggggccacAGTGGTTGAGGGGTGAGCGGGGCTACAGTGGGTGAGGTGAGGGGTGGCGGGGCCACAGCGGGcgaggggtgggcggggccacagtGGGCAAGGtgaggggtgggcggggccacagtGGTagaggggtgggcggggccacagcAGGTGAGGTGAGGGGTGGGCAGGGCCACAGCGGCCAAAGtgcggggtgggcggggccacagcGTGCGAGGcgaggggtgggcggggccacagcAGCCAAGgtgtggggtgggcggggctacagcgggtgaggggtgggtggggccaCAGCGGGTGAGGTGATGGGTAGGCGAGGCCAAAGGCTAAAGCCTACAGTGATGAGGGAGTGGGCGGGGACACAGTGACAGCTGACACTGATaagggagtgggcggggccacagtGACAGCTGACACTGATGGAGTGGGCGGGGACAGTGACAGCTGACACTGATgagggagtgggcggggccacagtGACAGCTGACACTGATGAGGGAGTGGGCGGGGACAGTGAAGCACTGATCGGTACAGGCTCCATATGCCATTAATATTTATGTGTAACTGAACGTTCGGGTTAGGGCACATATGTCTGTCTCATACGAGTCAGGAACAGAGTGGGATAGCATggcctcctctgctctcctctttttactcctcctctttcccttctccatttgtttttcaatgttagctacatttctttgtcctcttctcttctctgttGTGCAGATTTGGCAGCCTACAGCCCGGTCTGCTGCTAACAGCCTTTCAGAGCCTTTTCCTCAATGTCTTCATAGCATAATGGAGTCACTTAATTGTGGGCTgatattacattaaatattaatggccAGATGTCTGCAGATAAGTGAATGTGATACAGCTGAGGCGGACAACACAGCACctcacctctctccctcactctgtcctCTCTTTGCCTCTTTTTCatctccatccatccctccatccatctctgtgatgtcactctcaCCAGAAACACTGTAAATTTAACTTGGCAGTGGTCTGCCCCCTCAGTCTGCCCCCCCGGTAAGGCCCTGGGCATTTATGTTCTCTGCCGAAAAGAGGCTCCATTCAGAGTAAACATCCTGTGCACAGACAGGAGCACAATGGCAGTGCTGTGCTCTCAGACAGACTAGCTTAATGGCGTGGGCCGGGGGGGTGACTCAGCGTGAGAATGCAGTGCACTCACCTTTATTATGCTCAGAGCGAAGCTGAACTCACAGGAAATTaaccagccccccctccacacacagcgaggggggggggtggggggcagctcACTGTGCCACTCGGTTTTGGGTTAAGAGTCTGAGGTGAGTGTTGGGTTAAGATTCGGAGCAGAGTGTTGGGTTAAGTCTGAGCTGAGTGTTGGGCTAAGATTCTGAGTGGTGTGTTGGGTTAAGATTCTTAGCTGAGTGTTGGGTTAAGTCTGAGCTGAGTGTTGGTTTAAGTCTGAGCTGAGTGTTGGGCTAAGATTCTGAGCTGAGTGTTGGGCTAAGAGTTTGAGCTGAGTGTTGGTTTAAGAGTCTGAGCTGAATGTTGGGTTAAGTCTGAGCTGAGTGTTGGGTTAAGAGTTTGAGCTGAGTGTTGGTTTAAGAGTCTGAGCTGAGTGTTGGGTTAAGAGTTTGAGCTGTGTGTTGGGTTAAGAGTCTGAGCTGAGTATTGGGTTAAGAGTTTGAGCTGAGTGTTGGGCTAAGAGTTTGAGCTGAGTGTTGGGCTAAGATTCTGAGCTGAGAGTTGGATTAAGAGTTTGAGCTGAGTGTAGGATTAAGAGTTTGAGCTGAGTGTTGGGATAAGCCTGTTACAGTAAACACAGttatggtgtgtgtctgtaagggCTGTGATTCAGCGTCCAGCCATGTatctgtctcacacacgcagacacactttctcacacacacatgcacacgtttgGGTCTGTCCCAGGTGGAGGGTTATTCCTGTCTCGCTGTATTTTTGGAAAAGCAGGCGTAGGTTAAACATGACACCATTCCAAAGCAAAGGAGGTAATGTGGGCCAGTGTGTGGGGAGCATGAGTGCGCCCCCTGGGGGAGACCGAGGGGAGCGGTTTCAGCAGGATGACACTTTTGTGCCAGCAGCTCAAAAGTatgttgtatgtatgtgctgtatgtatatgttgtatgtgtgtatgcactatgtatgtgtatgttatatgtatgtgtatgcagtatgtatgtctgtgctgtatgtacgtgtgctgtatgtgtatgcagtatatatgtgtgctatgtgtatacagtatatgtctgtgctatgtgtatgtgtgctgtatatatgtttgtgctgtgttatgtgtgctgtatatctgtttgtgctgtgtgtatgcgtgtgctgtatgtttgtgctgtgttgtgtgtgctgtatatctgtttgtgctgtgtgtatgtgtatgctgtatgtatgtgtgctgtatatatgtttgtgctgtatgtgtgtgctgtatatatgtttgtgctgtgttatgtgtgtgctgtgtgtatgtgtatgcagtatgtatgtgtgtgtcagatcATAGCCTTCATAATCTCTTTTTTCCTCACAGGGAAGAGCTTCTCTCTCACCATCACCGTCTTCACCACGCCCCCCCAGGTGGCCACCTATCAGTGCGCAATCAAGATCACCGTGGACGGGCCAAGAGAACCACGCCGTAAGGCTCACCCTCTGTCAGCCCCACCTGTTCCTGTTCTAGATATCTGTCCTGTGCACACACCcccatgagcacacacacacacgtgcacacacacacacacacacacacacgcacgtatgcaagcacactcacacgtgcacacacacgcacgcacgtatgcaagcacactcacacactcacacatgcacacacactcacacatgcacacacacacacacacgcatgtatagAGACAGAGCGCAATGCGTCATACTgtgaaaaccacgcccaccggAGGGGAACGCAATCGGCGCCACAATATGCAACCAAGGGCCGAAACGCTAACAAAATgcctgtagctagctaaaaacaTCATATTTAAGCTTGTCAAAGTGTTATTTTAGGACCCTATGTCTACCTGCGTTAGTCTAGCTCTAGCTTGCTACTTCAGTGTAGCGACAACGCTATAATGGTCTCTGAAAATCGGTATTTGCCCCTTTTTAGCCATCTACAAGCTTGTTGAATCAACATTGCTAGCCAACTCCCAACTTAATTCGAATGACAGTAACGTACTGTAGACTGCAGCTAGCTTGCTCGCTGACACGCCACTAGACTCCAATGTTAGGACAGATAGTAATTTACCATTAAAGCTATCTCACTCTCTTGTTTTACGAACTGACTATTCGTTCTAAACTTTCTCTAACGATAACAAGCTAGTCATTGTGACTACAGAAATGTTGATATCCTCGCAAATTCACGCCCACATCTCTGCCATCTGTAAGCTAAAGCGAATGAGAACAGCAGTTTTTTGGTTCGGCAGCTTATAAAAGCTTACTTCTGGATTCTTTACCCTGTTGGTAGTGCATCCCACCACACAACAGCTTTTaggcatttttctgttgtttgctgGCAGGCGAAAGTGACAAGAGGCACCTTCACACAACACAAAGTCAATGGAGAGCGATGAATTGTTTTCCCCTCTGGGGTGGGCGGGACTTAATTGTGCTCTGTCTCTATGCAAGGACACTCACAAGTGACTCGGTGTGTCAGTGATTCACTGAGTcagtgagcaggtgtgtgtcaatgattcagtgagtcagtgaggtGGTGTGTCAGTGATTCAGTGACTCAGTAagtcagtgagctcagtgtCATTGTTGCAGGGCACAGGCagaaggtggaggagctggCGAAGTTGGGCTCCCTGAGTTTCTCTGAGCGgctcagtgagtcagtgagctggtgtgtcagtgactcagtgagtcagtgagctgGTGTGTTGCAGGGCACAGGCagaaggtggaggagctggCGAAGTTGGGCTCCCTGAGTTTCTCTGAGCGgctcagtgagtcagtgagctggtgtgtcagtgactcagtgagtcagtgagctgGTATGTTGCAGGGCACAGGCagaaggtggaggagctggCGAAGTTGGGCTCCCAGAGTTTCTCTGAACGGCTTAgtgagctggagcagctgaggCGCAGCACCCTGAGGaggagcccccacccccacccccacccccacacgccCGCCACCAACCCCCGCCTcaacagcgcccccttcagCAGCTCCTCCCAAATGCCTGGTGAGTGTCCCTCCATGTGCCCAGGCTCTAACacaggtactgtgtgtgtgtgtgtgtgtgtacctgtgtgtgcttcCACAATTTTTCCTTATcctgctatctctctctctctcattttctgccTCAAATTGGATTATCACACAATCACTGGAAATTGGGAATTTATAAAAAATGGAGTTGGATGTTTTGCAGACAGCATTATCTAGAATCATACAACTCTTGGCCCATTTGTCTGGTCAGAATTAgcctgctgctctgatcactgctccacactgctgctgtgatcactgctccacactgctgcctggTGTCTCCTTTGTGTTTATGTAGCTGTTTGGTGtatgagggagggaggcaggacAGTGACTCTGATTCTCGGATTTCAGACTCCAGACAAATGCAGAATTCGCCTTCTTGGTCTTACGAGCAGTCCTACCCTTACCTGGGACAAATCTCCGCCTCCACGGTCCACTCGGCCACGCCCATCTCCCCTGGACGGGCCAATGGCATGCCCACGCTCACTGACCTGTCCAGTCGACTCTCAGGTAACTGACAGACACATCAAACCAGCCAGATACGGCTCTAAAGAGTGAAACATTCTCACCACTAGAAGTTCTGCCTCTCATCTTTTGAAGCTTAAATGTTCCTGGTGGATTTTCAGTTTCCTGCTATTGGGTATCATGTCTCTTCATGAATAAATCTGCTAATTTACATGGCACCAGAACCTGCAGTTACTAACATGAGGCTTCTATAgtaataaagaataaagaagtGGAAGGGGAAGCAGGAGGTGCCCATCTGGTTGCTGTAGAGAATCTGTGGTGGGACCTGAAGGAGCAGCAGGGGAAGAGACGCAGATTCTATAGACTCACTAGATACTCAGCTCTGTATACTTTTTAAATTCTGTCTCCTGAACTGTTGAAGCCAAAGCAATTCCATTATTGCATTTCCTGAAAGTCCATTGAAGGACCAAGAGCAGTGCTGTGCCAGTGGATCTAGCATCAGAACTTCTAGCAGTCCAGTCATACAGGATGGAAGGAACTCAGAAGCTGAGTACCCGGTCTGTCCAAAGAGTGTGACCTGGCAATGATATTAAgtcctgacccctgacctttgaccccccaCAGGTGCAGACCTGGCGGTGTTCAGTGACCCGCATGTGAGTCTAGAGCGGCCTTTCTCCTTCCCAGACCCCCGCCTGCACTACCCCCCCAGCTCCTTcacctacacccccacccccatccctgccCGCTACCACAcctacctgccccccccatacCCTGTAGGCTCCGCCCAGGGCAGGCCCTTCCAGACTGGCTCCTCCCCCTACCACCTGTACTACAGCACAGCAGCCAGATCGTACCAATTCTCCATGGTGCCCGGGGGGGACCACTCACCCCCCCGCATCCTGCCACCTTGCACGAGTGCCTCCACAGGCTCCGCCCTTCTCAACCCATCCTTGCCCAATCAGACAGAGGGGACGGAGACTGAGGGCAGCCACAGCGGCTCCCCTACCAGCATGGCTGCAGGAGCCGGACgcctggaggaggtggtgtgGCGGCCATACTGAGGCCCCACCCCTCTGCACGCcaccgtgtcacttcctgcacCCAACCATGTCAGTTCCTGCACCCCActgtgtcacttcctgcacCTCACTGTGTCACTTCCTCCTTCCTTGCTGATGGGCCTGATGGACTGGTGGGCCGGTTGAGTGTGTCAGGCACACTGGCAAACTGTTGAaccctcttcttttttttctgtggataaAACAGTATGGGATTACACCTGTCAGGAATTCATCATTTATACTTATccttattgtattttttaaaaagaattttgaaattattaataattattttcagccTCATTatgtttcatgtattttgaAGAAATCGAAGTTGACTCAGGttgttggtttaaaaaacagaaaatgtggaTTTATGTGGAAGATCAGCAGCTCCTCCGCATTTGTGTGAACAGTTTCTGGATCAGTTTCTGGTCCTAGAATAAGAACCAATCAGGTTAAACATGATGTTGTTCACGTTGTGTGTCATATAAagatctttttatttaaataattgtgaCTGTGAATATTTAAGTGTATGCAACATTGCACCAGTTATtgcaattaaaatgagtttgtgtatgtgtgtgcatgtgtgtttgtgcgtgtatatgagtgtgtttgtctgtgtgtgtgtataaaacagTACTAAACTCAAGGCGTGCGAATACTTGAAGTGGGTAGTGTTCacgtttaaaaatgacaattgaaTTGATTATCAATTTTAGGCAGGAGCAGTACAAGAAATGCTGAAACGCAGCCTTATTGAGAGAAACGTGCCTGTTATTGGCCTCATTCGCACGACTCAGTAATACTGAAGCACGTTCATGTGAGATTTATGTATCACAGGTGCTTAAGACGCCATCCAATAACATTCTTATAAATGATGCCGCTGATCTTCAAATATCTCAACAGAAAATTATACTTAATGACTCCTTACATTCAATGATACTGATACACATATTGGCGTTTCTGTCGCTTAAGTAACCAGAAAATTATAACTTTTAAACGCCGAGGAAAGAGTAGCGTCAAATTGAATTTCTTTCGTTGAATGTTGGGAAACATCGCCACCTGGTggatattatatttttatgttgtgcGACTTTAAA
It contains:
- the LOC135251912 gene encoding runt-related transcription factor 1-like isoform X1, producing MVFPWDAKYDPTVGRRFTPPSAALSPGKMSEGLPLGAQDNSAALVAKVCAADQSTTQTLSEHPGELIRTDSPNFLCSILPSHWRCNKTLPIAFKVVSLSEIPDDTLVTVMAGNDENFSAELRNAMAGMKSQVARFNDLRFVGRSGRGKSFSLTITVFTTPPQVATYQCAIKITVDGPREPRRHRQKVEELAKLGSQSFSERLSELEQLRRSTLRRSPHPHPHPHTPATNPRLNSAPFSSSSQMPDSRQMQNSPSWSYEQSYPYLGQISASTVHSATPISPGRANGMPTLTDLSSRLSGADLAVFSDPHVSLERPFSFPDPRLHYPPSSFTYTPTPIPARYHTYLPPPYPVGSAQGRPFQTGSSPYHLYYSTAARSYQFSMVPGGDHSPPRILPPCTSASTGSALLNPSLPNQTEGTETEGSHSGSPTSMAAGAGRLEEVVWRPY
- the LOC135251912 gene encoding runt-related transcription factor 1-like isoform X2 yields the protein MSEGLPLGAQDNSAALVAKVCAADQSTTQTLSEHPGELIRTDSPNFLCSILPSHWRCNKTLPIAFKVVSLSEIPDDTLVTVMAGNDENFSAELRNAMAGMKSQVARFNDLRFVGRSGRGKSFSLTITVFTTPPQVATYQCAIKITVDGPREPRRHRQKVEELAKLGSQSFSERLSELEQLRRSTLRRSPHPHPHPHTPATNPRLNSAPFSSSSQMPDSRQMQNSPSWSYEQSYPYLGQISASTVHSATPISPGRANGMPTLTDLSSRLSGADLAVFSDPHVSLERPFSFPDPRLHYPPSSFTYTPTPIPARYHTYLPPPYPVGSAQGRPFQTGSSPYHLYYSTAARSYQFSMVPGGDHSPPRILPPCTSASTGSALLNPSLPNQTEGTETEGSHSGSPTSMAAGAGRLEEVVWRPY
- the LOC135251912 gene encoding runt-related transcription factor 1-like isoform X3 is translated as MVFPWDAKYDPTVGRRFTPPSAALSPGKMSEGLPLGAQDNSAALVAKVCAADQSTTQTLSEHPGELIRTDSPNFLCSILPSHWRCNKTLPIAFKVVSLSEIPDDTLVTVMAGNDENFSAELRNAMAGMKSQVARFNDLRFVGRSGRGKSFSLTITVFTTPPQVATYQCAIKITVDGPREPRHSRQMQNSPSWSYEQSYPYLGQISASTVHSATPISPGRANGMPTLTDLSSRLSGADLAVFSDPHVSLERPFSFPDPRLHYPPSSFTYTPTPIPARYHTYLPPPYPVGSAQGRPFQTGSSPYHLYYSTAARSYQFSMVPGGDHSPPRILPPCTSASTGSALLNPSLPNQTEGTETEGSHSGSPTSMAAGAGRLEEVVWRPY